One stretch of Epinephelus lanceolatus isolate andai-2023 chromosome 15, ASM4190304v1, whole genome shotgun sequence DNA includes these proteins:
- the zfyve21 gene encoding zinc finger FYVE domain-containing protein 21 isoform X1 yields the protein MSAVPDGKKLVRSPSGLRMVPENGAFNSPFSLDEPQWVPDKECPRCMQCDTKFDFIRRKHHCRRCGRCFCDKCCSKKVALPRMCFVDPVRQCTECSLASQKEMEFYEKQLKVLLGGGTFVVTLGTSEKSETMTCRLSNNHRYLFLDGESHFEVELSRISSMQILTDGSSPGENDIHTYTSLLDSQYISEGGTSRASGMLLHYKPMGSQDAQQLRMEAADDKKVASLWLAAMHKAAKLLYEARDQ from the exons ATGTCCGCGGTGCCTGACGGAAAGAAACTCGTCCGGAGCCCCAGCGGCCTTCGCATGGTGCCTGAAAATGGCGCCTTTAACAGCCCGTTCTCCCTGGACGAGCCGCAGTGGGTCCCGGATAAAGAG TGCCCGAGATGTATGCAGTGTGACACCAAGTTTGACTTCATCAGGAGAAAG CATCACTGTCGGCGGTGCGGCCGGTGTTTCTGCGATAAATGCTGCAGTAAGAAGGTGGCGCTGCCTCGCATGTGTTTCGTGGATCCGGTGCGGCAGTGCACCGAGTGCAGCCTGGCCTCCCAGAAGGAGATGGAGTTCTACGAAAAGCAGCTCAAAGTGCTTCTGGGAG GTGGCACCTTCGTCGTCACTTTGGGAACGTCGGAGAAGTCTGAAACCATGACGTGTCGCCTCTCCAACAACCACAG GTATCTGTTCCTCGACGGTGAAAGTCACTTTGAGGTGGAGCTGTCTCGGATCTCCAGCATGCAGATTTTGACAGACGGGTCGAGTCCAGGAG AGAATGACATTCACACTTACACCAGTCTGCTGGACAGTCAGTATATCTCTGAAG GAGGGACGTCACGGGCCAGCGGCATGCTGCTCCACTACAAGCCAATGGGCTCTCAGGACGCCCAGCAGCTCCGTATGGAGGCAGCAGACGACAAGAAGGTGGCCTCGTTATGGTTGGCTGCGATGCACAAG GCGGCCAAGCTGCTGTATGAAGCTCGGGACCAGTGA
- the zfyve21 gene encoding zinc finger FYVE domain-containing protein 21 isoform X2 has product MSAVPDGKKLVRSPSGLRMVPENGAFNSPFSLDEPQWVPDKECPRCMQCDTKFDFIRRKHHCRRCGRCFCDKCCSKKVALPRMCFVDPVRQCTECSLASQKEMEFYEKQLKVLLGGGTFVVTLGTSEKSETMTCRLSNNHRYLFLDGESHFEVELSRISSMQILTDGSSPGGGTSRASGMLLHYKPMGSQDAQQLRMEAADDKKVASLWLAAMHKAAKLLYEARDQ; this is encoded by the exons ATGTCCGCGGTGCCTGACGGAAAGAAACTCGTCCGGAGCCCCAGCGGCCTTCGCATGGTGCCTGAAAATGGCGCCTTTAACAGCCCGTTCTCCCTGGACGAGCCGCAGTGGGTCCCGGATAAAGAG TGCCCGAGATGTATGCAGTGTGACACCAAGTTTGACTTCATCAGGAGAAAG CATCACTGTCGGCGGTGCGGCCGGTGTTTCTGCGATAAATGCTGCAGTAAGAAGGTGGCGCTGCCTCGCATGTGTTTCGTGGATCCGGTGCGGCAGTGCACCGAGTGCAGCCTGGCCTCCCAGAAGGAGATGGAGTTCTACGAAAAGCAGCTCAAAGTGCTTCTGGGAG GTGGCACCTTCGTCGTCACTTTGGGAACGTCGGAGAAGTCTGAAACCATGACGTGTCGCCTCTCCAACAACCACAG GTATCTGTTCCTCGACGGTGAAAGTCACTTTGAGGTGGAGCTGTCTCGGATCTCCAGCATGCAGATTTTGACAGACGGGTCGAGTCCAGGAG GAGGGACGTCACGGGCCAGCGGCATGCTGCTCCACTACAAGCCAATGGGCTCTCAGGACGCCCAGCAGCTCCGTATGGAGGCAGCAGACGACAAGAAGGTGGCCTCGTTATGGTTGGCTGCGATGCACAAG GCGGCCAAGCTGCTGTATGAAGCTCGGGACCAGTGA